The proteins below are encoded in one region of Clostridium pasteurianum DSM 525 = ATCC 6013:
- a CDS encoding FAD-dependent oxidoreductase — MEGIESYNSDVFSSIHEPYWITSTERREYPALKEDTKIDVAIVGGGLVGITSAFLLKNKGLKVAVLEADKIAHGTTGHTTAKITSQHNLIYDKIISKFGEEKARQYAEANESAIHFIADLVKEKNIDCDFCWRPAYVYTQSEEYIEKIEKEVEAASSLGIKASYEDHIPLPFNIRAAIKFDNQAQFHPLKYLLSIAKEIPGDGSEIFENTKVVDIKDGEKCTVITESGKRVTANKVIIASHFPCYDGRSMYFARLYAEKSYVLGVKIKEKFPEGMFITAEDPVHSLRSQKYGDGEIVLVGGGKHKTGSESKTNIHYKNLGDFARKSFDLQEVLYRWSTQDCMTVDDVPYVGYCASNTSNIFVATGFGKWGMTNSTAAAHILMDLITKGESPWSPVYNPSRFDIAASGAKLVCENVDVAGELIKGKIAPAPKDAEINIGEDKIITVDGERVGAYRDEKGNLHMVDITCTHLGCELVWNEAEKTWDCPCHGSRFSYDGSNVEGPAFNTLKHRGEWPNKKDANIL, encoded by the coding sequence ATGGAAGGTATAGAATCGTATAATTCAGATGTTTTTTCTAGTATTCATGAGCCATATTGGATTACATCTACAGAGAGAAGAGAGTATCCTGCTTTAAAAGAGGATACAAAGATTGATGTTGCTATAGTTGGTGGAGGATTAGTTGGAATAACTTCAGCATTCCTCTTAAAAAATAAAGGCTTAAAGGTAGCTGTATTGGAAGCTGACAAAATTGCGCATGGAACTACAGGGCATACAACTGCTAAAATAACTTCACAGCATAATTTGATTTATGATAAAATAATATCCAAATTTGGAGAAGAAAAAGCAAGGCAATATGCAGAAGCTAATGAATCAGCTATTCATTTTATTGCAGATCTTGTAAAGGAAAAAAATATTGATTGTGATTTTTGCTGGCGTCCTGCCTATGTATATACTCAATCTGAAGAGTACATAGAAAAAATTGAAAAAGAGGTGGAAGCGGCTTCAAGTCTTGGAATAAAGGCATCCTATGAAGACCATATCCCACTTCCTTTTAATATAAGGGCTGCTATTAAATTTGATAATCAGGCTCAATTTCATCCTTTAAAATACTTGCTTTCAATAGCTAAAGAAATACCGGGTGATGGAAGTGAAATTTTTGAAAATACTAAGGTTGTGGATATTAAAGATGGAGAAAAATGCACGGTGATAACAGAAAGTGGAAAAAGGGTAACTGCTAATAAAGTTATTATAGCTTCTCATTTTCCCTGCTATGATGGAAGATCTATGTATTTTGCAAGGCTATATGCAGAAAAATCCTATGTACTTGGCGTTAAGATTAAAGAAAAATTTCCAGAAGGCATGTTCATAACAGCTGAGGATCCAGTGCATTCTCTTCGCTCTCAAAAGTATGGAGATGGTGAAATTGTTCTGGTAGGCGGAGGAAAGCATAAAACAGGCAGCGAGAGTAAAACTAATATACATTATAAAAATTTAGGTGATTTTGCAAGGAAATCTTTTGATTTACAGGAAGTACTATATAGATGGTCTACACAGGATTGTATGACTGTAGATGATGTTCCCTATGTAGGCTATTGTGCATCTAATACTTCAAATATATTTGTAGCTACAGGTTTTGGAAAGTGGGGAATGACAAATAGTACAGCCGCCGCACACATATTGATGGATTTGATTACCAAGGGAGAAAGTCCATGGTCACCTGTATATAATCCATCTAGATTTGATATAGCTGCTTCAGGTGCTAAGTTAGTATGTGAAAATGTGGATGTGGCAGGAGAACTTATAAAGGGTAAAATTGCTCCAGCACCTAAAGATGCAGAAATTAATATTGGAGAGGATAAAATAATTACTGTTGATGGTGAAAGAGTTGGAGCCTATCGGGATGAAAAGGGTAATTTGCATATGGTTGATATAACCTGTACCCATTTAGGCTGTGAGTTAGTATGGAATGAAGCGGAAAAAACCTGGGATTGTCCTTGTCATGGTTCAAGGTTCAGCTATGATGGCAGCAATGTGGAAGGACCTGCATTTAATACTCTTAAGCATAGAGGAGAATGGCCAAACAAAAAAGATGCAAATATACTTTGA
- a CDS encoding DUF2935 domain-containing protein, translating into MLSSINFIRQSLELHLFFGRIMKEHSFFLEAGFTPKNSRFIDEADDFRRAFDRFLADVISLSNGVVSPSVLQSGEVITPFTLKAEMASSYFTGINIATGLTQAEKGLRGDSLAVDNPVLERRVYILNERSQELIRALIQFKARILSDVISCRIFTVNYPLLIDHIMREAKFYFSIVQRLQNREEINLEQEAYEQETFWNRIMAEHSKFIRGLLDPTEEQLINTANNFGNEFDELTKEAKAAMDKTIPISKVTDDSLKATTEISKFKAQGTQGLVECKIRSIIIPLLGDHTLREANHYLRLLKIFQKSA; encoded by the coding sequence ATGTTATCAAGTATTAATTTTATACGACAATCTCTTGAACTGCATCTTTTTTTCGGAAGAATTATGAAAGAACATTCATTTTTTTTGGAAGCAGGTTTTACACCGAAGAATTCAAGATTTATAGATGAAGCAGATGACTTTAGAAGGGCCTTTGACAGATTTTTAGCAGATGTTATATCACTTTCTAATGGTGTCGTTAGTCCTAGTGTTTTACAATCTGGTGAAGTAATAACTCCTTTTACATTAAAAGCTGAAATGGCTTCATCCTATTTTACAGGCATAAATATTGCCACTGGTTTGACACAAGCAGAAAAGGGATTAAGGGGTGACAGCTTAGCTGTAGATAATCCTGTGCTGGAGAGAAGAGTATATATACTTAATGAAAGATCTCAGGAGTTAATCAGAGCGTTGATACAGTTTAAGGCTAGGATATTATCAGACGTTATATCCTGTAGGATATTTACAGTTAATTATCCGCTGCTTATAGACCATATTATGAGAGAAGCAAAGTTTTATTTTTCCATAGTTCAAAGATTGCAGAATCGTGAAGAAATCAATTTGGAACAAGAGGCTTATGAGCAAGAAACATTCTGGAATAGAATTATGGCTGAACATTCAAAATTTATTCGTGGACTTCTTGATCCAACTGAGGAGCAGCTCATAAATACTGCAAATAACTTTGGAAACGAGTTTGATGAATTGACAAAAGAGGCAAAAGCAGCTATGGATAAGACAATACCAATTTCAAAAGTTACAGATGACAGTCTTAAAGCCACTACAGAAATAAGTAAATTTAAAGCACAAGGTACACAAGGACTAGTAGAATGTAAAATTAGATCAATAATAATACCTTTGTTAGGTGATCATACTTTACGTGAAGCAAATCACTATTTACGTTTATTAAAGATATTTCAAAAGAGTGCATAA
- a CDS encoding M15 family metallopeptidase codes for MKKIIIILITILVVFSMGCNTKALNKISEDDNYNRTMKQDLLVLMMSYPEYVDNIAKDENENVCIVMKSGKKIIYDDKREKNHEEKLNNPDLQDMLEQIYPLGTVTKLMDTNFDPGRSRVYALTGEVYGNSRGKIEKNLMMVHTNYGSFQFNKNNNAGESLGNAFKELSERAKENRKISGFLSPCSGTFNYRIIAGTGRLSPHAFGTAIDLASDRRDYWKWATREQGETRLLSYSKDVVEVFEKNNFVWGGKWGHFDILHFEYRPEIILKAKYFGDKQESDKPWYAGVPLEEENIKNSIEKIENALK; via the coding sequence ATGAAAAAGATAATTATAATTTTAATAACAATTTTGGTTGTTTTCAGTATGGGCTGTAATACTAAAGCTTTAAATAAAATTTCAGAGGATGATAATTATAACAGAACTATGAAACAGGATCTTTTAGTGTTAATGATGTCTTATCCTGAGTACGTAGACAATATTGCTAAAGATGAAAATGAGAATGTATGTATTGTAATGAAATCGGGTAAAAAAATTATTTATGATGATAAGAGAGAAAAAAATCATGAAGAAAAATTAAACAATCCAGATTTACAAGATATGCTGGAGCAGATTTATCCCTTAGGAACGGTAACAAAGCTAATGGACACAAATTTTGATCCAGGGCGTTCAAGAGTATATGCACTTACAGGAGAGGTATATGGGAATTCAAGGGGAAAAATAGAAAAAAATCTTATGATGGTGCATACAAATTATGGATCTTTTCAATTTAATAAAAATAATAACGCCGGAGAATCCTTAGGAAATGCCTTTAAGGAACTTTCAGAAAGAGCTAAAGAAAATAGAAAAATTTCAGGATTTTTGTCTCCTTGCAGTGGTACTTTCAATTATAGAATAATTGCTGGAACTGGAAGATTAAGTCCTCATGCCTTTGGAACAGCTATAGATTTGGCTAGTGATAGAAGGGATTACTGGAAATGGGCTACTAGAGAACAGGGAGAAACAAGACTTTTATCCTATTCAAAAGATGTAGTAGAGGTATTTGAAAAGAATAATTTTGTCTGGGGTGGAAAATGGGGTCACTTTGATATACTTCACTTTGAGTACAGACCTGAAATCATACTAAAAGCTAAATATTTTGGGGATAAACAAGAAAGTGATAAACCTTGGTATGCTGGTGTGCCTTTAGAAGAAGAAAATATTAAAAATTCTATTGAAAAAATTGAAAATGCTCTAAAATAG
- a CDS encoding amidase domain-containing protein, translated as MKCISKLLILLLCLVLLPSNLARATVIEELEEDEKAEVTKAIEEIFNKRNKALIDKDLEYIQSIYDMNTKYGTWAYEYEVKKSKYIHNWAEKQGVKFKEIKPKVIVRRIRGGDGKYSANLICSTEYKYSYENEEDVINTSRIGTYHTLKLENRDGQWIITKEWYKDPFGDSLNLDNIKADDIKQYIISQETRDLSNIEERRKNAIEYANKYCGAASEEKYGFKYNKKYRDYNPQGGNCANFASQILFEGAKFKKNGAWNYDGKGATGPWLNADKFKNYWVGSGRASVIAHGSYEKVYKASYKLLPGDFVAYEKKGDITHISVVTGVDSKGYSLVTCHNADRNNVPWDLGWSDKKIKFWLVHVNH; from the coding sequence ATGAAGTGTATATCAAAGCTTTTAATATTATTACTTTGCTTGGTACTCTTACCCTCTAATTTAGCTAGAGCAACGGTGATAGAGGAGTTAGAGGAAGATGAAAAAGCAGAAGTTACAAAAGCTATAGAAGAAATTTTTAACAAGAGAAATAAAGCACTAATAGATAAGGATCTAGAATATATACAATCTATATATGATATGAATACTAAATATGGAACCTGGGCTTATGAATATGAGGTTAAAAAGTCAAAATATATTCACAATTGGGCAGAAAAGCAAGGGGTAAAATTTAAAGAGATAAAGCCTAAGGTCATTGTCAGAAGAATTAGAGGCGGTGATGGCAAATATTCTGCTAATTTAATATGTTCTACAGAATATAAATATTCTTATGAAAATGAAGAAGATGTTATTAATACATCACGTATAGGAACTTATCATACCTTAAAACTTGAAAATAGGGATGGACAGTGGATAATTACTAAAGAATGGTATAAAGATCCCTTTGGAGATTCTCTAAATTTAGACAATATAAAGGCAGATGATATAAAGCAGTATATAATTTCCCAGGAAACCAGAGATCTATCTAATATAGAGGAAAGACGAAAAAATGCTATTGAATATGCTAATAAATATTGCGGTGCAGCTAGTGAAGAAAAGTATGGATTTAAATATAATAAAAAATATAGAGATTATAATCCACAAGGAGGAAATTGTGCTAACTTTGCATCACAAATACTATTTGAAGGTGCTAAATTCAAAAAAAATGGAGCATGGAATTATGATGGAAAAGGTGCTACAGGTCCATGGCTCAATGCAGATAAATTTAAAAATTATTGGGTCGGCAGTGGCAGAGCTTCTGTAATAGCTCATGGAAGTTATGAAAAAGTATATAAAGCTTCTTATAAATTATTGCCAGGTGATTTTGTAGCCTATGAAAAAAAGGGAGATATAACACATATATCTGTAGTAACAGGAGTGGATTCAAAAGGCTATTCACTGGTAACCTGTCATAATGCAGATAGAAATAATGTACCTTGGGATTTAGGCTGGAGTGATAAAAAAATAAAATTTTGGCTGGTACATGTTAATCATTAA
- a CDS encoding aldo/keto reductase has product MKKINIGNGKITGASEVSLGCMRLTELSVSDASKLINTALEEGINFFDHADKYSDGKCEELFAQAVDMKPSVREKFIIQSKCGIRKGYFDFSKEHILNAVDGSLKRLKTDYLDVLLLHRPDALVEPEEVAEAFDILHSSGKVKYFGVSNQNPYQIELLKKYVNQEIIINQLQLSIMHTGMIDAGINVNMKIDSSNDRDGSILDYCRLNDITIQPWSPFQYGFFEGVFLDNDKFPELNKKIDELAEAKGVSNTAIAIAWLLRHPAKMQPIVGTMNMQRLKDICKASGVEISRQEWYEIYRAAGNKLP; this is encoded by the coding sequence ATGAAAAAGATTAATATTGGGAATGGAAAAATTACAGGGGCTTCTGAAGTCTCTCTAGGATGTATGAGACTTACTGAACTTAGTGTAAGTGATGCTTCTAAGCTTATAAATACAGCTTTGGAAGAAGGAATTAACTTTTTTGATCATGCGGATAAATATAGTGATGGAAAATGTGAAGAGCTCTTTGCACAAGCAGTTGATATGAAACCCAGCGTAAGAGAAAAATTTATAATACAATCAAAATGTGGCATTAGAAAAGGGTATTTTGATTTTTCAAAAGAACATATTTTAAATGCAGTAGATGGAAGTTTAAAAAGATTGAAAACAGATTATTTGGATGTTTTACTATTGCATCGCCCTGATGCACTTGTAGAGCCGGAAGAGGTTGCAGAAGCTTTTGATATACTACATAGTAGTGGAAAGGTCAAGTATTTTGGAGTAAGTAATCAAAATCCCTATCAGATAGAACTACTTAAAAAATATGTGAATCAGGAAATCATCATTAATCAGCTTCAACTAAGCATTATGCATACGGGTATGATTGATGCAGGGATTAATGTAAATATGAAAATAGATTCTTCGAATGATCGTGATGGAAGTATTTTAGATTATTGTCGTTTAAATGATATAACAATTCAGCCTTGGTCTCCTTTTCAGTATGGATTTTTTGAAGGGGTATTTCTTGACAATGATAAGTTCCCAGAACTAAATAAAAAAATAGATGAATTGGCAGAAGCTAAAGGGGTATCTAATACAGCAATAGCTATTGCGTGGCTTTTAAGACATCCTGCTAAGATGCAGCCTATAGTTGGTACAATGAATATGCAGCGTCTTAAAGATATATGTAAGGCTTCTGGAGTAGAAATTTCAAGACAGGAATGGTATGAAATATACAGAGCAGCGGGTAATAAATTGCCATAA
- a CDS encoding aldolase catalytic domain-containing protein: protein MRNINILDCTLRDGGYVNNWSFSDHTASNLIDSLIQAKIEFIELGYISEKSDKCRDTTMFSNVECIDNIITDYSANYLVMMNLGDFNIDNIEYNPNIFGIRLAFRKEDWRKALLEAEKIINKGFKVFVQPMVALSYTEEELLEVINEFNKLDIYAFYIVDSFGSMQNHDILRLASLVDNNLNSNVKLGLHAHNNLQLAFSNAITLVQTIENRDLIIDSSVLGMGRGAGNLNTELFANHLIRNCDKKYEIQPLLDIIDTSLNVIHKENYWGYSPAHYISAIYNCHPNYSTYLANKEDLTAKDMENIIKNIFEEKKHKFDKNYIERLYSQYMSQKYMDYNYELLNKVIQG from the coding sequence ATGAGAAATATAAATATTTTGGACTGCACACTTAGAGACGGAGGTTATGTAAATAATTGGTCATTTTCAGACCATACAGCTTCAAATCTCATTGATTCTTTAATACAAGCTAAAATTGAATTTATAGAATTGGGTTATATAAGTGAAAAAAGTGATAAGTGCAGAGATACTACTATGTTCAGCAATGTTGAGTGCATCGATAATATAATAACTGATTATAGTGCTAATTATCTTGTAATGATGAATTTAGGAGATTTCAACATAGATAATATAGAATATAATCCAAATATATTTGGTATAAGACTGGCTTTCCGTAAAGAGGATTGGAGAAAAGCTTTATTAGAAGCTGAAAAGATAATAAATAAGGGATTTAAAGTATTTGTTCAGCCCATGGTGGCTTTATCTTATACAGAAGAAGAACTTTTAGAAGTTATAAATGAGTTCAATAAACTGGATATATATGCTTTTTATATAGTGGATAGTTTTGGTTCCATGCAAAATCATGACATTCTAAGATTGGCTTCTTTAGTAGATAATAATTTAAACAGTAATGTAAAATTAGGTCTTCATGCTCACAACAATCTTCAACTTGCCTTTTCAAACGCTATAACTTTAGTTCAGACTATTGAAAACAGAGATTTGATAATCGATTCATCTGTACTTGGAATGGGAAGAGGAGCAGGAAATTTAAATACAGAATTATTTGCCAATCACCTAATAAGAAATTGTGATAAAAAATATGAAATACAGCCTTTACTGGATATAATAGATACTTCTTTAAATGTAATTCATAAAGAAAATTATTGGGGGTATTCACCAGCTCATTATATATCTGCAATTTATAATTGTCACCCAAATTATTCTACCTATTTGGCAAATAAAGAGGATCTTACAGCAAAGGATATGGAGAATATAATAAAAAATATATTTGAAGAAAAGAAACACAAATTTGACAAAAATTATATAGAAAGATTATACAGTCAGTATATGTCACAAAAATATATGGACTACAATTATGAACTTTTGAATAAAGTTATTCAAGGATAA
- a CDS encoding HAD family hydrolase yields the protein MINFDKYEVIIFDFDGVIVDSMSVRDSGFRNIFSEFDNEAVEELVRYNRKNGGLSRFHKIKYFYEEILKLNIEEELINKYAEKFTEIMKRELINPQYIIKDSVDFIKSNKGTKKMYIASGSENKELNYLCKELGISDYFIEIYGSPTHKNEIVKNILKNNKYDMSKVVLIGDSINDYEAAKVNEIDFIGYNNLSLKEFSCNYVDKFLVTMG from the coding sequence ATGATTAATTTTGATAAATATGAAGTAATTATATTTGATTTTGACGGTGTTATAGTGGATTCCATGTCAGTAAGAGATAGTGGATTTAGAAATATCTTTTCTGAATTTGACAATGAGGCAGTGGAAGAGCTTGTTAGATATAATAGAAAAAATGGTGGCTTATCTAGATTCCATAAAATTAAATATTTTTACGAAGAAATATTAAAATTGAATATAGAGGAAGAGTTGATAAATAAATATGCAGAAAAGTTTACAGAAATAATGAAAAGAGAATTAATTAATCCACAGTATATTATTAAAGATTCTGTAGATTTTATAAAAAGCAATAAAGGTACAAAAAAGATGTATATTGCCTCTGGTTCGGAAAATAAGGAATTAAATTATCTATGCAAAGAATTGGGTATAAGCGATTATTTTATTGAGATTTATGGTTCTCCAACTCATAAAAACGAGATAGTTAAGAATATCTTAAAAAATAATAAATATGATATGTCAAAAGTAGTATTAATAGGAGATTCAATAAATGATTATGAGGCCGCTAAAGTAAATGAAATAGATTTTATTGGTTATAATAATCTATCATTAAAAGAATTTTCTTGTAATTATGTAGATAAATTTTTAGTAACCATGGGATAA
- a CDS encoding IS91 family transposase encodes MQGVIKQIFVDNWEKFSEIYKGKIRANISREVDKMINCKSLDNGFIEFKCENCGHIKRVGFSCKSRFCTSCGKKKSEEWSDEMVARLINSKHRHMVFTIPQELRIYFARDRKLLSLLPKCSAKAIMSWFRDLNKKECFTPGIISVIHTFGRDLKWNPHVHLIVTEGGAGEITIWRNTKHINYTALRKRWQKILLDEIGINLKSGKKEFKKLKNKLYKRLENGFYVYGKGEIKTAKQAGKYVGRYTARPAIAESRIIKYDGKKVTFRYERHEDGEEVVEEIDVIDFIGRVIRHIPEKNFKMIRYYGIYAKNTRHKNKFFKLVNEKVAEFKRKINNWQTRILLTFGVNPLKCEKCGIQMKFHDIYYKNVSVREKFKEKIIGENKRKIEEIMYNYGVIKGIIRDKIEPLYV; translated from the coding sequence ATGCAAGGTGTTATAAAACAAATATTTGTGGATAATTGGGAAAAATTCAGTGAGATATATAAAGGGAAAATTAGAGCTAACATAAGTAGAGAAGTTGATAAGATGATTAATTGTAAATCCTTAGATAATGGATTTATTGAGTTTAAGTGTGAAAATTGTGGTCATATAAAAAGAGTTGGATTTAGCTGTAAAAGTAGATTTTGTACCTCATGTGGTAAGAAAAAATCTGAAGAATGGTCTGATGAAATGGTGGCAAGACTTATTAACTCAAAGCATAGACATATGGTATTTACAATTCCACAGGAACTTAGAATATATTTTGCTAGGGATAGAAAACTATTATCATTATTACCTAAATGTTCAGCAAAAGCAATTATGAGCTGGTTTAGAGATTTAAATAAAAAAGAATGTTTTACACCAGGAATAATCTCAGTAATTCATACTTTTGGAAGAGACTTAAAATGGAATCCACATGTCCACTTAATTGTCACCGAAGGTGGTGCTGGAGAAATTACAATTTGGAGGAATACAAAACATATAAATTATACAGCACTAAGGAAAAGATGGCAAAAAATATTGTTAGACGAAATAGGAATTAATCTTAAAAGTGGAAAAAAAGAATTTAAAAAATTAAAAAATAAGCTATATAAAAGGTTAGAGAATGGATTTTATGTATATGGAAAAGGTGAAATAAAAACAGCAAAGCAAGCAGGAAAGTATGTTGGAAGATATACAGCAAGACCAGCTATCGCTGAATCAAGAATAATAAAGTATGATGGTAAAAAAGTAACTTTTCGTTATGAAAGACATGAAGATGGTGAAGAAGTTGTAGAGGAAATAGATGTTATTGATTTTATAGGTAGAGTAATAAGACACATACCAGAAAAGAATTTTAAGATGATAAGATATTATGGAATATATGCTAAAAACACAAGACATAAAAATAAATTTTTTAAGTTGGTAAATGAAAAAGTTGCTGAGTTCAAAAGAAAAATTAATAATTGGCAAACAAGAATACTTCTTACATTTGGAGTGAATCCATTAAAATGTGAAAAGTGTGGAATACAGATGAAATTTCATGATATATACTATAAAAATGTAAGTGTAAGAGAAAAATTTAAAGAGAAAATAATAGGTGAAAACAAAAGAAAAATTGAAGAGATAATGTACAATTATGGTGTGATTAAGGGGATAATTCGTGATAAAATAGAGCCATTATATGTATAA
- a CDS encoding IS110 family transposase, whose translation MSKFFYRPIVGIDVSADFSVVAILAPDGEVYRKPFKIKHNRNGFDYLVDQIKKAEEEFNMKTAIFMESTGVYHLTLFHFLRDTFETCILNPLITNCNKNGDIRKVKNDKKDALTIAKIGKFQNVKYTSAFDIEIYTLKALCRDYYKFTDSKSTFKKKLSTDLKIIFPSYSSVFSNITCKTSIAILKEYSSPKAILNADKNELIDLIRSHSRKGLTYSEKIYKKLIDAAEEAIYIGLKSPSLFVKIMNTISVIETLENQLNNLLNEIHSLMKSNRISEQFKKNVQLIYSIPGIGELTAITIMSEIGNIKGFVKAKHLVAYFGIDPSVNQSGKFNSNKNTMSKRGTRIGRRALYAVALASIRTSRSGEPINKVLLTYYKENLNGKSKKVALVAIMHKLVNYIFSVLRNQKEYEIRDPKIHIKMYLNNGSTTAA comes from the coding sequence ATGAGTAAATTTTTTTATAGACCAATAGTTGGAATCGATGTATCAGCAGACTTTTCAGTAGTTGCTATACTAGCACCTGACGGTGAAGTTTATAGAAAGCCTTTTAAAATTAAGCACAATAGAAATGGTTTTGATTACCTAGTAGATCAAATAAAAAAAGCGGAAGAAGAGTTTAACATGAAAACGGCAATTTTCATGGAATCTACTGGTGTATACCATCTTACTCTTTTCCACTTTCTTAGGGATACATTTGAAACATGTATCTTAAATCCACTCATTACTAATTGTAACAAGAATGGAGACATAAGAAAAGTGAAAAATGATAAAAAAGATGCATTAACCATTGCTAAAATAGGCAAATTTCAAAATGTTAAATATACTTCTGCATTTGATATTGAAATTTATACCTTAAAAGCTCTCTGTAGAGATTACTATAAGTTTACTGATAGTAAATCTACTTTTAAGAAAAAGCTTTCTACCGACTTAAAAATTATTTTTCCTAGCTATAGCTCTGTTTTTTCAAACATTACTTGCAAAACATCAATAGCAATTTTAAAAGAATATTCAAGTCCTAAAGCTATCTTAAATGCTGATAAAAATGAGTTAATAGATCTTATTCGCAGTCATTCAAGAAAAGGACTAACATATAGTGAAAAAATCTATAAAAAGCTAATTGATGCTGCTGAAGAAGCTATTTACATTGGTCTTAAATCGCCTAGCCTGTTTGTAAAAATCATGAACACAATTTCTGTAATAGAAACTTTAGAAAATCAGCTTAACAATTTATTAAATGAAATTCATTCATTGATGAAAAGCAATAGGATTTCAGAGCAATTTAAGAAAAATGTTCAATTGATTTACTCAATACCAGGTATTGGTGAATTAACTGCCATCACAATAATGAGTGAAATAGGCAATATTAAAGGTTTTGTAAAAGCTAAACATTTAGTTGCTTACTTTGGTATTGACCCATCTGTCAATCAATCTGGTAAGTTTAACAGTAATAAAAATACTATGTCTAAACGTGGTACCAGAATAGGCAGAAGAGCCTTATATGCTGTGGCATTAGCATCCATACGAACCAGTAGAAGCGGTGAACCTATAAACAAAGTTTTACTTACCTACTATAAAGAAAACCTAAATGGTAAAAGCAAAAAGGTTGCTTTAGTGGCAATAATGCATAAACTTGTTAATTACATATTCTCCGTCCTAAGGAACCAAAAAGAGTATGAAATACGTGATCCTAAAATACATATTAAAATGTATCTTAATAATGGTTCTACTACAGCAGCCTAA
- a CDS encoding DUF1657 domain-containing protein, translated as MTVGSKVKQTLAGLKGIESTLRIYSVQSKNKEEIKVYKEALKTTESVIKSIENRIKRLEFEEPQYKGN; from the coding sequence ATGACAGTAGGAAGCAAAGTAAAGCAAACTTTAGCTGGATTAAAAGGAATTGAAAGCACTTTAAGAATTTATTCTGTTCAAAGTAAAAATAAAGAAGAGATAAAAGTTTATAAAGAAGCTTTAAAGACTACAGAATCAGTTATAAAGAGTATAGAAAATAGGATAAAAAGACTAGAGTTTGAGGAACCTCAATACAAAGGAAATTAG
- a CDS encoding DUF421 domain-containing protein — MQNWIIVVFRTMILFFLNLVIVRIIGKVNLAKMTPFKFVTYMIIAIISAAISLGLIGNIVFGILALAVWFLLSLAIDYLSIKSKFIHDFINGRETILMKDGKVMEDNLMGVRYTGEELLRELRSKNAFNLADVEFAVMESTGEVNVLLKSEKQPITSHDLQRKVAPADEPETVVLDGNILDESLKNRGLTREWLKAQLSNFGVSLDNVFIAQVDSSGDIFIDTFDDSIQIQQSQVKELLYASISKVQADLFTFSLETNNPQIKKMYSHNADKIKKMMDELEPYLLR, encoded by the coding sequence ATGCAGAATTGGATTATAGTAGTATTTAGAACTATGATTTTATTTTTTTTAAATTTAGTAATAGTAAGAATTATTGGAAAAGTAAACTTGGCAAAAATGACTCCATTTAAATTTGTAACTTATATGATAATTGCCATTATTTCTGCTGCTATTTCTTTGGGATTAATAGGCAATATAGTATTTGGAATTTTAGCTTTGGCAGTTTGGTTTTTACTTTCCTTGGCTATTGATTACTTGTCAATAAAAAGTAAGTTTATACATGATTTTATAAATGGAAGAGAAACTATATTGATGAAAGATGGAAAGGTTATGGAAGATAATCTCATGGGTGTTAGATATACAGGTGAAGAATTACTCAGAGAATTAAGATCTAAAAATGCATTCAATTTAGCCGATGTTGAGTTCGCAGTAATGGAGTCAACAGGAGAAGTAAATGTATTATTAAAATCTGAAAAGCAACCCATAACTTCTCATGATCTTCAAAGAAAAGTTGCACCGGCAGATGAACCGGAAACTGTAGTATTAGATGGTAATATCCTAGATGAATCTTTAAAGAACAGAGGATTAACCAGAGAATGGTTAAAGGCTCAACTATCAAATTTTGGAGTATCTTTAGATAATGTATTTATTGCTCAGGTAGATTCTTCTGGAGACATTTTTATAGATACTTTTGATGATAGTATACAAATTCAGCAGTCTCAGGTTAAAGAATTACTGTATGCAAGTATTTCAAAGGTTCAGGCAGATTTATTTACTTTTTCTTTGGAAACAAATAATCCTCAAATAAAAAAGATGTATTCACATAATGCTGATAAAATTAAAAAAATGATGGATGAATTAGAGCCGTATTTGCTGCGGTAA